In one Myxocyprinus asiaticus isolate MX2 ecotype Aquarium Trade chromosome 29, UBuf_Myxa_2, whole genome shotgun sequence genomic region, the following are encoded:
- the LOC127419761 gene encoding protein-L-isoaspartate O-methyltransferase domain-containing protein 2-like encodes MGGAVSAGEDNDELIDNLKEAQYIRSDLVEHAFRAIDRADYYLEEFRDSAYKDLAWRHGNIHLSAPCIYSEVMEALDLQPGLSFLNLGSGTGYLSTMVGLILGPFGVNHGVELHEDVIEYAYQKLDFFIKTNDSFDRFEFCEPSFVVGNCLEIAPESKQYDRVYCGAGVQREHEDYMKKLLKVGGILVLPLEEKLTKITRTGYNTWETRKIIAVSFAPLVLPKHRENCKPRAVSLPAMFEVRSLQDLARINIRHILKKAGSGSLPLLGRTESQRRNHLRQKREHRDSALLTNSYLFMSRLIPGPMDNNNNQSSTDNEDEDEDCRRVCEQGEKKEEDGRRKEGGILVIETPVNVIRKRILSLPLPEPLKMYLLYYREK; translated from the exons ATGGGAGGCGCAGTAAGTGCTGGGGAAGACAATGACGAGTTGATTGACAACCTTAAAGAGGCCCAATACATTCGCTCTGATCTGGTTGAACATGCCTTCAGGGCCATTGATCGTGCTGACTACTATCTAGAGGAATTTCGTGACAGTGCATACAAGGACCTGGCCTGGAGACATGGCAACATCCATCTCTCTGCACCCTGTATCTATTCTGAAGTGATGGAGGCCTTAGATCTTCAGCCTGGCCTGTCCTTCCTCAACCTAGGCAGTGGCACAGGCTATCTCAGCACCATGGTGGGACTTATATTGG GGCCATTTGGTGTGAATCATGGTGTTGAATTGCATGAAGATGTTATAGAGTATGCTTACCAGAAGCTGGACTTCTTCATCAAGACAAATGATAGTTTTGACAG GTTTGAATTCTGTGAGCCCTCCTTTGTGGTGGGAAACTGTCTGGAAATTGCCCCAGAAAGTAAGCAGTATGACAGGGTTTACTGCGGCGCAGGAGTCCAGAGGGAACATGAAGACTACATGAAGAAGTTGTTAAAAGTAGGGGGTATCTTAGTACTGCCTCTGGAAGAAAAG CTCACTAAAATTACTCGGACAGGATATAACACTTGGGAGACGAGAAAGATAATAGCTGTGTCCTTCGCACCACTTGTGCTCCCTAAACACAGGGAAAATTGCAAACCTAGAGCAGTGTCCCTAC CTGCCATGTTTGAGGTGCGGAGTCTCCAGGATTTGGCCCGTATCAACATCCGTCACATTTTAAAGAAAGCTGGGTCTGGATCCTTGCCCCTACTCGGGAGAACTGAATCCCAGCGGAGAAATCACCTGAGACAAAAACGTGAGCACCGCGATTCAGCTCTACTGACCAACAGTTATTTATTCATGAGTCGTCTGATCCCTGGACCCATGGATAACAACAACAACCAGTCATCGACAGACAATGAGGATGAAGATGAAGACTGCAGGAGGGTTTGTGAACAAGGGGAGAAGAAAGAGGAGGATGGGAGGAGAAAAGAGGGCGGTATTTTGGTGATAGAGACTCCAGTTAACGTTATAAGGAAGAGGATACTCAGCCTGCCTTTGCCAGAGCCTCTCAAAATGTATCTTCTTTATTACAGAGAGAAGTAG